The Puntigrus tetrazona isolate hp1 chromosome 3, ASM1883169v1, whole genome shotgun sequence genome contains a region encoding:
- the ndufa4a gene encoding cytochrome c oxidase subunit NDUFA4L: MLGTVSRQLRSHPALIPLFIFIGGGCTMSLTYLARLALRNPDVCWDRKNNPEPWNKLGPNDQYKFYAVNTDYSKLKKEGPDF, encoded by the exons ATGCTGGGCACGGTCAGCAGACAACTCAGAAGCCACCCCGCC TTGATCCCcctgtttattttcattggcGGTGGATGCACCATGTCTCTGACATATCTGGCTCGTCTGGCCTTGCGCAATCCAGACGTCTG TTGGGACAGAAAGAACAATCCAGAGCCCTGGAATAAATTGGGTCCCAATGATCAGTACAAG TTCTACGCAGTGAACACGGACTACAGCAAGCTGAAGAAGGAAGGCCCTGACTTCTAA
- the fam117aa gene encoding protein FAM117A isoform X2, whose product MLYLQLVHERAAFKGRTPSSWIEETRGRRGGGGHKRSASWGSAEHLREVAKLRQSLQKRSRHAPPAMDCDHTHQHVHNSQTHTPGSTQTIPLIPLSRLAPRLRRSVEGLNLELEGVFVSETAKEQHKILEVPDGHRAPVPAQRYSSASQSDPSPAQLSPSHSPCTITDTDMVMCGPLCQPSSPPQCISEPPSSSPRPNKTYVFQREPPEGCERVRVSEEAILPCHGNAPLQPSCPDPNKVNFTPHGGSAFCPVSLLKPLLPSMDLLFRGLSVSPITGCSAQSAAPCQAPGHAVGGYLSGTLPDPTTTSL is encoded by the exons ATGCTTTATCTCCAACTGGTGCATGAAAGAGCGGCTTTTAAAGGGAGG ACTCCCAGTTCCTGGATAGAGGAGACGCGGGGGCGGAGAGGGGGCGGCGGTCATAAGCGCTCGGCATCATGGGGTAGTGCTGAACACCTCAGAGAG gtTGCTAAGCTTCGGCAGTCCTTACAGAAACGCTCCAGACATGCACCTCCTGCCATGGACTGTGACCACACACACCAACACGTTCACAACAGCCAAACACACACGCCTGGAAGTACACAG ACCATACCTCTTATTCCACTGAGCCGATTGGCCCCCAGACTGAGACGCAGTGTTGAAGGACTAAACCTGGAGCTGGAGGGAGTCTTTGTGTCTGAAACGGCAAAAGAACAGCACAAA ATTCTCGAGGTACCAGATGGTCACAGAGCCCCCGTCCCAGCTCAGAGGTACAGCAGCGCTTCACAGAGCGACCCTTCTCCTGCCCAGCTGTCCCCCTCACACTCTCCCTGCACCATCACAGACACCG aTATGGTTATGTGTGGGCCGCTCTGTCAGCCTTCCTCCCCTCCTCAATGTATTTCTGAGCCACCATCTTCTTCTCCTCGTCCCAACAAGACATACGTCTTTCAGAGAGAACCTCCAGAGGGCTGTGAGAGAGTACGTGTGTCTGAGGAGGCCAT CCTTCCCTGTCACGGAAATGCTCCTCTTCAGCCTTCCTGTCCTGACCCCAACAAGGTGAACTTCACACCTCACGGTGGCTCCGCCTTCTGTCCTGTCAGTCTCCTCAAGCCCCTCCTCCCTTCTATGGACCTGTTATTTCGAGGCCTGTCTGTTTCACCCATCACTGGCTGTTCGGCTCAGAGCGCCGCCCCCTGCCAGGCGCCGGGACATGCTGTGGGCGGTTATTTGAGCGGCACCCTCCCAGACCCTACCACCACCTCTCTGTGA
- the slc35b1 gene encoding solute carrier family 35 member B1, translating into MAAGKAASKPSLWQNERLRFIVCFCGVFVCYFYYGILQETITRGDYSQAGKKEKFRYATTLVFIQCIINAAFARLLIQCFEGSKQDHTRSWLYGVCSLSYLGAMVSSNSALQYVNYPTQVLGKSCKPIPVMILGVTILRKRYPMAKYLCVFLIVTGVALFLYKPNKGSSTSDEHTFGFGEMLLLLSLTLDGLTGVAQDHMRARFQTGANHMMLNVNMWSTLVLGIIVLWTGEVWEFLSFADRYPGIIYNILLFGITSALGQTFIFMTVVYFGPLTCSIITTTRKFFTILGSVLLFGNIISTLQWFGTILVFLGLGLDAKFGKSPKKMTR; encoded by the exons ATGGCCGCCGGGAAGGCAGCGAGCAAGCCGTCTCTCTGGCAGAACGAACGGCTCCGGTTCATCGTGTGTTTCTGCGGAGTGTTCGTGTGTTACTTCTATTACGGGATCCTGCAGGAGACGAT CACGCGAGGAGACTACAGCCAAGCGGGGAAGAAGGAGAAGTTTCGTTACGCCACCACGCTAGTCTTCATCCAGTGCATCATCAACGCGGCCTTCGCCAGGCTCT tAATCCAGTGTTTCGAGGGCTCGAAGCAGGACCACACGAGAAGCTGGCTGTATGGCGTGTGCTCTCTGTCTTACCTGGGCGCCATGGTGTCCAGTAACTCGGCCCTGCAGTATGTCAACTACCCCACGCAG GTGTTGGGGAAATCCTGTAAACCAATTCCGG TGATGATTCTGGGTGTCACAATCCTGAGGAAGAGGTATCCCATGGCTaagtatctgtgtgtgtttctaatcgtCACCGGGGTCGCCCTGTTCCTCTACAAACCCAACAAAGGCTCCAGCACATCAGACGAACACACGTTTGGCTTTGGAGAGATGCTGCTG CTGCTGTCTCTGACTCTGGATGGGCTGACAGGTGTAGCTCAGGACCACATGAGGGCACGGTTCCAGACCGGAGCCAATCACATGATGCTGAACGTCAACATGTGGTCCACATTGGTCCTTGGAATAA TTGTGCTTTGGACCGGGGAGGTGTGGgagtttttgtcatttgctgACCGCTATCCTGGCATCATCTATAATATCCTCCTGTTCGGGATCACTAGCGCTCTTGGACAG ACCTTCATCTTCATGACTGTGGTGTATTTTGGGCCGCTCACCTGTTCCATCATCACAACCACGAGGAAGTTCTTCACCATCCTGGGGTCTGTGCTGCTGTTTGGGAACATCATCAGCACTTTGCAGTGGTTTGGTACCATCCTCGTCTTCCTTG GCCTTGGACTGGATGCCAAATTTGGAAAGTCTCCTAAAAAGATGACGCGCTGA